One Punica granatum isolate Tunisia-2019 chromosome 3, ASM765513v2, whole genome shotgun sequence genomic window carries:
- the LOC116201855 gene encoding uncharacterized protein LOC116201855 yields the protein MVGNPLASPFLHHDSASRIAFSTVSATATADLIIYTPDRLLQRVNFSHCFPCNENRGFWRCKQPTKKWGLHAAAAQTYNSSEEETKSWEACREALSPFNFNAEDEDKILGKAFGHVQSPYWSEEREREVPKFEIVTETLDYLRSLSLSDDDLCKLLKKFPEVLGCGLEQELKNNVQVLKRDWGIEGKSLKNLLLRNPKVLGYNVDCKGDCMAKCTRCWVRF from the exons ATGGTAGGAAACCCTTTGGCTTCTCCTTTTCTGCACCATGATTCTGCCTCTCGAATTGCCTTTTCCACCGTGTCTGCAACCGCAACT GCTGATCTCATAATATATACGCCAGACAGACTGCTGCAGAGGGTTAATTTCTCCCACTGTTTTCCGTGTAATGAGAACCGAGGATTTTGGCGATGCAAGCAACCTacaaaaaaatggggactaCATGCAGCTGCTGCTCAAACTTATAATTCGAGCGAAGAAGAGACCAAATCTTGGGAAGCGTGTAGAGAAGCTCTTAGTCCATTTAATTTTAACGCCGAAGACGAGGATAAGATCCTAGGAAAGGCTTTTGGTCATGTCCAATCCCCTTACTGGAGCGAAGAACGTGAAAGGGAAGTtccaaaattcgagattgtgACGGAAACATTAGATTACTTGAGGAGCTTAAGCCTATCAGATGACGATCTGTGCAAGTTACTGAAGAAGTTCCCCGAAGTCCTCGGATGCGGCCTCGAACAGGAACTGAAGAACAATGTGCAGGTCCTGAAGAGAGATTGGGGAATAGAAGGGAAATCTTTGAAGAACCTTCTCCTTCGAAATCCAAAGGTGCTGGGATACAATGTCGATTGTAAGGGAGACTGTATGGCCAAGTGCACTCGATGCTGGGTCCGGTTTTAG
- the LOC116199353 gene encoding uncharacterized protein LOC116199353, with amino-acid sequence MDLEDFSFPSATESLPCLIDSPPLWRASSPPSFSRHHEHEEWRSASVDEEPAIGAGAGAVPVPGKKGGGSLSMDEEKMDMLWEDFNEELLSSSPLKIRRRGKSEKDMSGRFGCVKSLSISKANADRPGVVALLKVLRKLFLIHSSNQNHQTLKKGQRQGQPPPHCW; translated from the coding sequence ATGGACCTGGAAGATTTCAGCTTCCCTTCAGCCACAGAGTCACTCCCCTGTTTAATCGACTCCCCCCCTCTGTGGCGAGCCTCGTCCCCACCTTCCTTCTCCCGTCACCATGAACACGAGGAATGGAGGAGCGCCAGTGTTGATGAAGAACCGGCCATCGGAGCCGGAGCCGGAGCCGTCCCAGTTCCAGGAAAGAAAGGTGGAGGGAGCTTGAGCATGGATGAAGAAAAAATGGATATGCTGTGGGAAGATTTCAATGAAGAGCTACTGTCCTCCTCGCCGCTGAAGATCAGGCGCAGAGGCAAATCCGAGAAGGATATGTCGGGCCGGTTCGGATGCGTGAAGTCATTGAGcatttcaaaagctaatgccgaCAGGCCGGGGGTGGTCGCACTTCTCAAGGTGCTGAGGAAGCTGTTCTTGATTCACAGTAGTAACCAAAACCATCAGACGCTCAAGAAGGGGCAGAGGCAGGGGCAGCCGCCACCACATTGCTGGTAG
- the LOC116200796 gene encoding probable magnesium transporter NIPA4 isoform X1, whose protein sequence is MDSYKGMSSDNIKGLVLALSSSFFIGASFIVKKKGLKKAGASGVRAGVGGYSYLYEPLWWIGMITMVVGEIANFAAYAFAPAILVTPLGALSIIISAALAHIILREKLHIFGILGCVLCVVGSTTIVLHAPQEREIESVKEVWDLATEPAFLFYAALVIAAVFVLIVHYIPLYGQTHVMVYIGVCSLVGSLSVMSVKALGIALKLTFSGMNQLVYPQTWVFILVVATCVITQMNYLNKALDTFNTAVVSPIYYVMFTSLTILASIIMFKDWDRQNPTQIVTEMCGFVTILSGTFLLHRTKDMVDGPGSTRLPKHADEDGFDVEGIPLRCPESLRTS, encoded by the exons ATGGACTCGTACAAGGGCATGTCCTCCGACAACATCAAGGGATTGGTGTTGGCCTTGTCTTCAAGCTTCTTCATTGGTGCTAGCTTCATCGTCAAGAAAAAGGGCTTGAAGAAAGCTGGGGCTTCAGGTGTTAGGGCAG GTGTTGGAGGTTATTCTTACTTGTACGAGCCACTATGGTGGATTGGCATGATAACGA TGGTTGTTGGGGAAATCGCAAATTTTGCAGCTTATGCATTTGCACCAGCTATCCTGGTCACTCCTCTTGGTGCACTAAGTATAATTATCAG TGCGGCACTTGCACACATCATCTTAAGGGAGAAGCTGCATATATTTGGGATTCTCGGTTGTGTATTATGTGTTGTGGGATCAACAACAATTGTCCTACATGCTCCTCAAGAACGGGAAATTGAGTCAGTGAAGGAAGTATGGGATCTTGCAACCGAGCCTG cttttcttttctatgcGGCTTTGGTAATTGCAGCCGTCTTTGTACTCATCGTCCATTACATACCACTGTATGGGCAGACGCATGTCATGGTCTATATTGGCGTCTGTTCACTCGTGGGTTCACTGTCG GTCATGAGCGTTAAAGCACTTGGAATAGCTTTGAAGTTGACCTTTTCAGGAATGAATCAGTTAGTATATCCCCAGACATGGGTCTTCATCCTGGTTGTGGCCACCTGTGTTATAACTCAGATGAACTATTTAAACAAG GCGCTTGATACATTCAACACTGCAGTCGTATCACCAATATACTATGTTATGTTCACATCATTAACTATTTTGGCTAGCATAATCATGTTCAAG GATTGGGACCGACAAAATCCGACTCAGATAGTTACGGAGATGTGTGGGTTTGTCACAATTCTTTCCGGCACTTTCCTTCTTCATAGAACAAAAGACATGGTGGATG GTCCAGGATCCACACGCCTGCCCAAGCACGCGGATGAGGATGGTTTTGATGTGGAAGGTATCCCGTTACGCTGCCCTGAGTCCTTACGAACCTCATGA
- the LOC116200796 gene encoding probable magnesium transporter NIPA3 isoform X2, with protein MITMVVGEIANFAAYAFAPAILVTPLGALSIIISAALAHIILREKLHIFGILGCVLCVVGSTTIVLHAPQEREIESVKEVWDLATEPAFLFYAALVIAAVFVLIVHYIPLYGQTHVMVYIGVCSLVGSLSVMSVKALGIALKLTFSGMNQLVYPQTWVFILVVATCVITQMNYLNKALDTFNTAVVSPIYYVMFTSLTILASIIMFKDWDRQNPTQIVTEMCGFVTILSGTFLLHRTKDMVDGPGSTRLPKHADEDGFDVEGIPLRCPESLRTS; from the exons ATGATAACGA TGGTTGTTGGGGAAATCGCAAATTTTGCAGCTTATGCATTTGCACCAGCTATCCTGGTCACTCCTCTTGGTGCACTAAGTATAATTATCAG TGCGGCACTTGCACACATCATCTTAAGGGAGAAGCTGCATATATTTGGGATTCTCGGTTGTGTATTATGTGTTGTGGGATCAACAACAATTGTCCTACATGCTCCTCAAGAACGGGAAATTGAGTCAGTGAAGGAAGTATGGGATCTTGCAACCGAGCCTG cttttcttttctatgcGGCTTTGGTAATTGCAGCCGTCTTTGTACTCATCGTCCATTACATACCACTGTATGGGCAGACGCATGTCATGGTCTATATTGGCGTCTGTTCACTCGTGGGTTCACTGTCG GTCATGAGCGTTAAAGCACTTGGAATAGCTTTGAAGTTGACCTTTTCAGGAATGAATCAGTTAGTATATCCCCAGACATGGGTCTTCATCCTGGTTGTGGCCACCTGTGTTATAACTCAGATGAACTATTTAAACAAG GCGCTTGATACATTCAACACTGCAGTCGTATCACCAATATACTATGTTATGTTCACATCATTAACTATTTTGGCTAGCATAATCATGTTCAAG GATTGGGACCGACAAAATCCGACTCAGATAGTTACGGAGATGTGTGGGTTTGTCACAATTCTTTCCGGCACTTTCCTTCTTCATAGAACAAAAGACATGGTGGATG GTCCAGGATCCACACGCCTGCCCAAGCACGCGGATGAGGATGGTTTTGATGTGGAAGGTATCCCGTTACGCTGCCCTGAGTCCTTACGAACCTCATGA
- the LOC116202061 gene encoding probable LRR receptor-like serine/threonine-protein kinase At1g34110 → MSTSLLLISAAFQLQFLLFFFPDPAFSRLPPDQISVMTALSHQIPTTPAVTAALSLSWNISSEPDPCNWKRVTCSPDNSSITHLSLFGLSLSTPDILPTLCNISSLEALDLSDNDLSSIPPHFFSSCGSWLGLRLLNFSRNKLVGSLPAFAGHSLPQLEFLDLSHNSLDGTIGSQLDGLVSLRSLNLSSNSFGGSLPVPVGSSGAKFPALQDLKLSTNNFHGPIPPQIADYPSLVLIDLSFNSLNGTLPGTLGQLQDLQVLILSANDLSGPIPHTLSNLSKLSRFSANQNHFTGAVPSWLPRSLRSLDLSYNDLSGPIPSELLSPPSLSYVDLSFNRLEGQIPPNISPAMFRLRLGSNSLSGAIPSSAFLGLHSLTYLELDNNTFRGPIPIGLGHCRSLALLNLAKNRLFGPFPPELRNLSSLQVLKLQFNNLSGEIPGIIGSLTSLSQLNMSWNLLTGPIPSSISSLRNLTILNLQHNHLVGSIPDSIAHLDSLIELQLGSNRLNDPIPPMPPNLQIALNLSNNLFNGQIPSAVSQLKNLEVLDLSNNEFSGSIPESLTAMDALARLVLTNNRLSGIVPEFGPLVKLEIEGNNVTLRSHNRTTSSPKKRNSVALAIIIALASGILASILAAILVFSLWRRFCRVEDEHFQSGEDLPLPQVVRGTLLTTNRIHRSSIDFNRAMEAVTDPLKIIVKTRFSTYYKATMPSGMSYYVKKLNWSDKIFQLGNHDKFARELEGLGKLNNSNVMTPLAYVLSVDSAYLFYEYAQKGTLFDVFHGGSNELDWASRYSIAVGVAQGLAFLHDCSSGPILLLDLSSKSILLKSLKESQVGDIELCKVIDPSKSTGSLSTVAGSVGYIPPEYAYTMRMTTAGNVYSFGVVLVELVTGKPAVSEGTELAKWVLAKSSQWDRILDISVSRTSSAVRSQMLNVLKIALSCVSPSPEARPKMKSVLRMLLNAR, encoded by the exons aTGAGCACCTCTCTGCTGCTCATTTCTGCAGCTTTCCAGTTGCagttcctcctcttcttctttcctgATCCGGCCTTCTCTCGCCTCCCACCCGACCAAATCTCCGTCATGACCGCTCTCTCTCACCAAATTCCCACCACCCCAGCAGTTACTGCTGCTCTCTCGCTCTCATGGAACATCTCCTCGGAGCCTGACCCCTGCAACTGGAAACGTGTCACCTGCTCCCCCGACAACTCCTCCATAACCCACCTTTCCCTCTTCGGCTTATCCCTCTCTACCCCCGACATCCTCCCAACTCTCTGCAACATCTCTTCTCTGGAGGCCCTCGACCTGTCGGACAACGACCTCTCCTCCATCCCGCCCCACTTCTTCAGCTCCTGCGGCAGTTGGCTCGGGCTCAGGCTGTTGAATTTCAGCCGCAACAAATTGGTAGGTTCTCTCCCCGCTTTTGCTGGTCATTCCCTTCCTCAGTTGGAGTTCTTGGACCTGTCCCATAATTCCCTCGATGGGACCATCGGCTCTCAGCTCGATGGCTTGGTTAGCCTTAGGAGCCTCAACCTCAGCTCCAACTCGTTCGGTGGCTCTCTCCCTGTCCCTGTCGGCTCAAGCGGCGCCAAGTTCCCCGCTCTTCAGGATCTTAAGCTCTCCACCAATAATTTCCATGGCCCCATCCCTCCCCAAATCGCAGACTATCCCTCCCTCGTGCTGATCGACCTCAGCTTTAATAGCCTCAACGGAACCCTGCCCGGCACCTTAGGACAGCTCCAGGATTTGCAAGTACTGATTCTCTCCGCCAATGACCTCAGTGGCCCCATCCCGCATACCCTTTCGAACCTCTCTAAGCTCTCGAGGTTCTCCGCCAATCAGAACCACTTTACAGGCGCCGTTCCCAGCTGGCTCCCCAGGTCGTTGAGGAGTTTGGACCTCAGCTATAACGACTTAAGCGGGCCGATCCCATCGGAACTCTTGTCTCCCCCGAGTTTATCCTACGTCGACTTGTCTTTCAATCGGTTGGAGGGTCAAATTCCCCCCAACATATCTCCTGCCATGTTCAGGTTGAGGCTTGGTAGCAACTCGCTCAGCGGTGCAATCCCTTCTTCGGCCTTCCTGGGGCTCCACAGCTTGACTTACCTTGAGTTGGACAACAACACCTTCCGGGGTCCCATTCCCATCGGATTGGGCCACTGCCGAAGTTTGGCTCTGCTCAACTTGGCCAAAAATCGACTGTTTGGCCCCTTTCCTCCGGAGCTGAGAAATCTCTCTAGCCTCCAAGTCCTGAAGCTCCAATTCAATAACCTGTCCGGGGAAATTCCTGGCATCATTGGTAGCTTGACGAGCTTATCCCAACTGAACATGAGCTGGAATCTGCTGACCGGGCCCATTCCATCTTCGATTTCAAGCTTGAGGAACCTCACCATTCTGAATTTGCAGCATAACCATCTTGTTGGGAGTATCCCCGACTCCATCGCCCATCTTGATTCTCTGATAGAACTCCAACTCGGGAGTAATCGACTCAATGATCCGATTCCTCCTATGCCACCTAACCTGCAGATTGCCCTGAATCTCAGCAACAACCTCTTCAATGGACAAATCCCGTCCGCTGTCTCTCAGCTGAAGAACTTGGAAGTCTTGGACCTCTCAAACAACGAGTTCTCGGGTTCCATACCCGAATCCTTGACTGCAATGGATGCCCTCGCACGGTTGGTCCTCACAAATAATCGGCTCTCAGGAATTGTCCCCGAGTTCGGTCCACTTGTTAAGCTAGAAATAGAGGGAAACAACGTCACTCTTCGTTCTCACAATCGAACCACCTCATCCCCGAAGAAGAGAAACTCTGTCGCTTTGGCCATCATCATAGCTCTAGCCTCTGGTATTCTAGCTTCCATACTCGCTGCAATACTCGTCTTTTCATTGTGGAGACGGTTTTGTCGGGTCGAGGATGAGCACTTTCAATCAGGGGAAGACCTTCCCCTCCCTCAGGTCGTTCGAGGCACTTTATTAACCACAAATCGGATCCACAGATCAAGCATAGACTTCAACAGAGCAATGGAAGCAGTCACTGATCCATTGAAGATCATAGTGAAGACTCGTTTCTCGACCTACTATAAGGCCACGATGCCTTCAGGAATGAGCTACTACGTCAAGAAGCTGAACTGGAGTGACAAGATATTCCAATTGGGGAATCATGACAAGTTTGCACGGGAGCTCGAGGGTCTGGGGAAGCTGAACAACTCGAATGTCATGACTCCTCTCGCTTATGTCCTGTCTGTAGACAGCGCTTACCTTTTCTATGAATATGCGCAAAAGGGCACCCTCTTTGATGTCTTTCACGGTGGATCAAATGAATTGGACTGGGCAAGTCGTTACAGTATTGCAGTAGGAGTGGCTCAGGGGCTGGCCTTTCTACACGATTGCTCCTCAGGCCCCATTCTCCTCCTGGACCTCTCGAGCAAAAGCATATTGCTCAAGTCTCTGAAGGAATCTCAGGTGGGAGATATCGAACTCTGCAAGGTGATCGATCCCTCGAAGAGCACCGGCAGCCTCTCAACTGTTGCGGGTTCTGTTGGGTATATTCCACCTG AGTACGCATACACGATGAGGATGACGACAGCGGGAAACGTCTATAGCTTCGGGGTCGTGTTGGTGGAACTCGTAACTGGGAAGCCAGCGGTCAGCGAGGGAACTGAGTTGGCCAAGTGGGTGTTAGCAAAATCGTCGCAGTGGGATCGTATACTCGATATCAGTGTCAGCAGAACTTCCTCGGCAGTTCGGAGCCAAATGCTTAATGTCTTGAAGATCGCTCTGAGCTGTGTGAGTCCATCACCTGAAGCTCGGCCTAAGATGAAGAGTGTGCTAAGGATGCTCCTAAATGCAAGGTAA
- the LOC116199354 gene encoding leucine-rich repeat receptor-like tyrosine-protein kinase PXC3, whose protein sequence is MMQYLLTYVEAEQQNYVDQQPRKIQSPTIIADCSKIYENHYLKLDHWRAAILFLMLEANGFQNVIPSCREHRENLIAIAYLLAVGVAQRLAFLHDCSSGPILHLDISSKSILLKSLKEPQVGDIELCKVIDPSKSTGSLLTVAGSVGHIPPEYAYTMRMMTAGNVYSFGVVLVELLTGKPVVSEGTELAK, encoded by the exons ATGATGCAATACTTACTAACTTACGTAGAGGCAGAGCAGCAGAATTATGTTGACCAACAACCACGGAAGATCCAGTCTCCTACTATTATCGCTGATTGTTCAAAAATCTATGAGAATCACTACTTGAAACTAGACCACTGGAGAGCAGCTATTCTATTTCTTATGCTCGAGGCAAATGGTTTCCAGAATGTTATACCTTCTTGTAGAGAGCATCGAGAGAACCTGATAGCAATAGCGTACCTTCTTGCAGTTGGAGTGGCTCAGAGGCTGGCCTTTCTGCACGATTGCTCCTCAGGTCCCATTCTCCATCTGGACATCTCGAGCAAAAGCATATTGCTCAAGTCTCTAAAGGAACCTCAGGTGGGAGATATCGAGCTCTGCAAGGTGATCGATCCCTCGAAGAGCACCGGCAGCCTCTTAACTGTTGCGGGTTCTGTAGGGCATATTCCACCTG AGTACGCATACACAATGAGGATGATGACAGCGGGAAACGTCTATAGCTTCGGGGTCGTGCTAGTGGAGCTCTTAACTGGGAAGCCAGTGGTCAGCGAGGGAACTGAGTTGGCCAAGTGA
- the LOC116199355 gene encoding leucine-rich repeat receptor-like tyrosine-protein kinase PXC3, translating to MMQYLLTYAEAEQQNYVDQQPRKIQSAAIIADYSKIYDNHYLKLDHWRAAILFLMHEANGFQNVIPSYREHQENLIAIAYILAVSVAQGLAFLHDCSSGPIFLLDHSSKSILLKSMKEPKVGDIELCKVIDLSKSTGSLSTVAGSVGYIPPEYAYTLRMTTTGNVYSFRVVLVELLTGKPAVSEGTELAKWVLAKSSQWDRILDISVSRTSSAVRSQTLDVLKIALNCVSPSLEARPKMKSVLRMLLNAR from the exons ATGATGCAATACTTACTAACTTACGCAGAGGCAGAGCAACAGAATTATGTTGACCAACAACCACGGAAGATCCAGTCTGCTGCTATTATCGCTGATTATTCAAAAATCTATGACAATCACTACTTGAAACTTGACCACTGGAGAGCAGCTATTCTATTTCTTATGCACGAGGCAAATGGTTTCCAGAATGTTATACCTTCTTATAGAGAGCATCAAGAGAATCTGATAGCGATAGCGTACATTCTTGCAGTTAGCGTGGCTCAGGGGCTGGCCTTTCTGCATGATTGCTCCTCAGGCCCCATTTTCCTCCTGGACCACTCGAGCAAAAGCATATTGCTCAAGTCTATGAAGGAACCTAAGGTGGGAGATATCGAGCTCTGCAAGGTAATCGATCTCTCGAAAAGCACCGGCAGCCTCTCAACTGTTGCTGGTTCTGTAGGGTATATTCCACCTG AGTACGCATACACGTTGAGGATGACGACAACGGGAAACGTCTATAGCTTCAGGGTCGTGTTGGTGGAACTCTTAACTGGGAAGCCAGCGGTCAGCGAGGGAACTGAGTTGGCCAAGTGGGTGTTAGCAAAATCGTCGCAGTGGGATCGTATACTCGATATCAGTGTTAGCAGAACTTCCTCAGCAGTTCGGAGCCAAACGCTCGATGTCCTGAAGATCGCCCTGAACTGTGTGAGTCCATCACTTGAAGCTCGGCCTAAGATGAAGAGTGTGCTAAGGATGCTCCTAAATGCAAGGTAA
- the LOC116199357 gene encoding leucine-rich repeat receptor-like tyrosine-protein kinase PXC3, whose amino-acid sequence MMQYLLTYAEAEQQNYVDQQPRKIQSPAIIADFGVDQGLAFLHDCSSGPIFLLDHSSKSILLKSMKEPKVGDIELCKVIDPSKSTGSLSTVAGSVGYIPPEYAYKMRMTTAGNVYCFGVVLVELLTGKPAVREGTELAKWVLAKSSQWDRILDISVSRTSSAVRSQMLDVLKIALSCVSPSLEARPKMKSVLRMLLNAR is encoded by the exons ATGATGCAATACTTACTAACTTACGCAGAGGCAGAGCAACAGAATTATGTTGACCAACAACCACGGAAGATCCAGTCTCCTGCTATTATCGCTGATT TTGGAGTGGATCAGGGGCTGGCCTTTCTGCACGATTGCTCCTCAGGCCCCATTTTCCTCCTGGACCACTCGAGCAAAAGCATATTGCTCAAGTCTATGAAGGAACCTAAGGTGGGAGATATCGAGCTCTGCAAGGTGATCGATCCCTCGAAAAGCACCGGCAGCCTTTCAACTGTTGCGGGCTCTGTAGGGTATATTCCACCTG AGTACGCATACAAGATGAGGATGACGACAGCAGGAAACGTCTATTGCTTCGGGGTCGTGTTGGTGGAACTCTTAACTGGGAAGCCAGCGGTCAGGGAGGGAACTGAGTTGGCCAAGTGGGTGTTAGCAAAATCGTCGCAGTGGGATCGTATACTCGATATCAGTGTCAGCAGAACTTCCTCAGCAGTTCGGAGCCAAATGCTCGATGTCCTGAAGATCGCTCTGAGCTGTGTGAGTCCATCACTTGAAGCTCGGCCTAAGATGAAGAGTGTGCTAAGGATGCTCCTAAATGCAAGGTAA
- the LOC116200833 gene encoding dihydrolipoyllysine-residue acetyltransferase component 5 of pyruvate dehydrogenase complex, chloroplastic, which yields MAHLLKTTFISSSPALRPRRIPGHRAGRVSTHPVQAKIREIFMPALSSTMTEGKIVSWVKSEGDKLSKGESVVVVESDKADMDVETFYDGYLAAIVVEEGGVAPVGSAIALLAESEEEIAEAKFKAGSSGLPSSDQSAAPAAQETVPENAGPATPPPQAAKATAAAASAGSAVHPASEGGKRIVASPYAKKLAKELKVELGRIVGSGPNGRIVAKDIEAAAADLAVAAAPAPGSAAPPAAAAVELGTVVPFTTMQGAVSRNMVESLSVPTFRVGYTITTDALDALYKKIKSKGVTMTALLAKATALALVKHPVVNSSCRDGKSFTYNSNINIAVAVAMDGGLITPVLQDADKVDIYSLSRKWKELVDKARAKQLQPHEYNTGTFTLSNLGIFGVDRFDAILPPGTGAIMAVGASQPTVVASKDGRIGMKNQMQVNVTADHRVIYGADLASFLQTLAKIIDDPKDLTF from the exons ATGGCTCATCTACTCAAGACCACCTTCATATCCTCCTCGCCTGCCCTCCGGCCCCGCAGAATACCCGGCCACCGCGCCGGTAGAGTCTCCACCCACCCAGTCCAGGCCAAGATCCGGGAGATCTTTATGCCGGCCCTCAGCTCCACGATGACGGAGGGCAAAATTGTTTCCTGGGTCAAGTCTGAGGGCGACAAGCTCTCTAAAGGCGAGAGCGTTGTCGTGGTAGAATCTGACAAAGCCGACATGGACGTCGAGACCTTCTATGACGGCTATCTAGCTGCAATCGTGGTCGAGGAAGGCGGGGTCGCCCCTGTAGGATCCGCCATCGCCCTCTTGGCCGAGTCGGAGGAGGAGATCGCGGAGGCCAAGTTCAAGGCGGGGAGTTCCGGGCTGCCTTCTTCCGACCAATCTGCCGCTCCGGCGGCTCAAGAGACGGTGCCAGAGAATGCAGGTCCCGCCACGCCACCTCCCCAAGCCGCAAAGGcgacagcagcagcagcttccGCTGGGTCAGCTGTGCACCCGGCCTCGGAAGGAGGTAAGCGGATAGTGGCCTCCCCATATGCTAAGAAATTGGCCAAGGAGTTGAAGGTGGAACTAGGGAGGATTGTGGGAAGTGGTCCAAATGGGAGGATTGTGGCTAAGGACATCGAGGCTGCTGCAGCGGATTTGGCTGTTGCAGCAGCTCCGGCACCTGGGAGTGCAGCACCCCCTGCGGCAGCAGCGGTCGAGTTGGGAACAGTGGTGCCCTTCACGACAATGCAGGGTGCCGTGAGTAGGAATATGGTGGAGAGTTTGAGCGTGCCCACATTTAGAGTTGGGTACACTATCACTACAGATGCTCTCGATGCCCTCTACAAGAAG ATTAAGTCCAAGGGGGTGACCATGACAGCATTACTTGCAAAGGCCACAGCTCTTGCATTGGTTAAGCATCCTGTTGTCAACTCTAGTTGCAGAGATGGAAAGAGCTTCACATACAACAGTAATATAAATATCGCAGTTGCTGTTGCAATGGACGGAGGGTTGATCACCCCTGTGCTTCAGGATGCTGATAAG GTTGATATATATTCCTTGTCAAGAAAGTGGAAGGAGCTGGTGGATAAGGCCCGTGCTAAACAGTTACAACCTCATGAGTACAACACAG GTACCTTTACGCTGTCAAACCTTGGGATATTTGGTGTGGATCGATTCGATGCCATTCTCCCTCCTGGAACT GGAGCAATCATGGCAGTTGGTGCATCTCAGCCTACCGTCGTTGCCTCCAAGGATGGGCGAATTGgcatgaaaaatcaaatgCAG GTAAATGTTACAGCAGACCATCGGGTAATATACGGAGCTGACCTGGCTTCATTCCTGCAAACTCTGGCGAAGATTATCGACGACCCGAAGGATCTTACTTTCTAA
- the LOC116199995 gene encoding uncharacterized protein LOC116199995, which translates to MPVPELGRWSFYTLKHCIAQYNCDPCSELSLRCILGDDVDGVPGLQHLAPAFGRKTAIKLLKKHGSLENLLNAAAVRTVGKQYAQDALKKHADYLRRNYEVLALKKVMSLLLASLGFSSIYHTPQCCRGCECCSSRRIIGGGE; encoded by the exons ATGCCTGTGCCTGAGTTAGGAAGGTGGTCCTTCTACACACTAAAACACTGCATTGCTCAATACAATTGTGACCCGTGTTCGGAATTAAGCCTCA GATGCATCTTGGGTGATGATGTTGATGGCGTTCCCGGGCTTCAACATTTGGCTCCTGCCTTTGGTCGTAAAACTGCCATAAAGCTCTTGAAAAAGCATGGTTCACTCGAGAATCTACTGAATGCAGCGGCAGTCCGTACTGTGGGGAAACAATATGCACAAGATGCACTTAAGAAGCATGCTGATTACCTACGTAGGAATTACGAAGTTCTTGCACTTAAAAAGGTAATGTCTTTACTCCTTGCCTCTCTTGGCTTTTCAAGCATATATCATACTCCTCAGTGTTGCCGGGGATGTGAATGTTGTTCTTCAAGAAGAATTATTGGTGGAGGGGAATAG